A genome region from Scyliorhinus torazame isolate Kashiwa2021f chromosome 11, sScyTor2.1, whole genome shotgun sequence includes the following:
- the LOC140386085 gene encoding uncharacterized protein gives MALKKLGKAEKNGLIMTIGFDSPEVRNAVNRNTALQLLEAFTTFERDKAWTAAAQHGTDFLLLIGPVPCEVLETMIAAMISYAVAEGLELALLADLCVIENSAIMGVFCRQFGASLINGSTVRLPQLIELSSALDLILTCHPISAQEAYEFGFANRIVQNG, from the exons ATGGCACTAAAGAAG CTGGGAAAGGCTGAGAAGAATGGATTAATTATGACCATTGGGTTTGACAGTCCAGAAGTAAGGAATGCTGTAAACAGGAACACAGCTCTACAACTATTAGAAGCATTCACTACATTTGAAAGGGACAAAGCATGGACAGCAGCTGCGCAACATGGAACAG ACTTTCTGCTCTTGATCGGGCCCGTGCCATGTGAAGTTTTAGAAACCATGATCGCTGCCATGATTAGTTACGCGGTAGCTGAAGGACTAGAACTCGCTCTGTTGGCTGATCTGTGTGTGATTGAAAATAGTGCTATCATGGGAGTATTCTGCAGACAGTTTG GTGCTTCACTAATTAATGGAAGCACAGTAAGGCTACCTCAGCTAATTGAGTTGTCCAGTGCACTGGACCTTATTTTGACTTGCCATCCAATTAGTGCGCAAGAAGCTTATGAGTTTGGGTTTGCCAATCGCATCGTCCAAAATGGTTAA